Within Haematobia irritans isolate KBUSLIRL chromosome 2, ASM5000362v1, whole genome shotgun sequence, the genomic segment acatttctgagggtttcaaagcttctctaagtggtttcactagaatgtggaacgccgttcggactcggctataaaaaggaggtcccttgtcattgagtttaacatggaatcgggcagcactcagtgataagagagaagttcaccactgtggtatcacaatggactgaatagtctaagtgagcctgatacatcgggctgccacataacctaacctaacctaggcatATACTGgtcgccattttggtccgatcagacaaaaattggtccacaaaattattaatttttaaatttggtctgaatttggaatttttttcaaaaatttctatagaaataaaattttgacaaaattttctgtagaaataaaatttcaacaaaattttctatagaaataaaattttgacaaaaattttatagaaataaaattttgccaaaaatttgtacaaaaattaactttagctacaaaattatgtaaaaattttgtataggaagaaaaatttttaaaaatttcatattgaaataaaattttgcgataactatatatagaaataaaatattgacaacattttctatagaaataaaattttgcaaaattttatatagaactgaaatattgacaaaattttctacagatatgaaattttaacgaaattttctaatgaactaaaattttaataaagctgtctacagaaataaaattttgacaaaaatttctacagaaataaaattttgacaaaaatttctacagaaataaaattttgacaaaaatttctacagaaatacaattttgtcaaaattttctacagaaataaaattttgacaaaattttctatcgaagtaatattttgataaaaatttatataggaataaaattttgataaaaatttctataggaataaaattttgaaaaatattctatagaaataaaattttgacaaaattttaacttttaaataatattaattaaatttggaaaaatggtctcgTACCAGCAGAgcggtccaattttggaaaaatgttggtccaaaataaaaattcattgtggcaatgcagtccgtttttttattttagacgcACTATTCGATCCATTGTTATACCCGAAGAAAGAAAaagatacatacatatattacgGGTTAGTTACTTTATTTAACCAATAGATGACCATATTTATCAGCATGTGcatcttcacaaaaaaaattttttctgattcaatcacgaaattaattgatccaattaattttttaattgaaatgtcttcaatcacgaaaatgatagtatcaatttcaattaatttttaattgtttcaattaaaaatttaattgatgttgattgcaaaactcaattaattttttaattaaaaaatgtaactattttcaattattttctgaattggcgtagagtttttatttggattaaaaattgattgtttgaaatacatttttaattaaaaatttaaaaaatattcatcactttcttctctccggttaactttaactgaaaaattttcagcagttaaatttctaactggcatgtggaatatataggcaagatgacagatatgtccatggtacggtttaaaagttcgttagctaacggagcactaacggagcttcatgaaaatgggggttagtcttcatttaattttttaattaaaaatttttaaattttcaatcattgaattaattaacttaatatttctatcttgattaaaaaattaattgtatcaattaatttattaattgacattttttcaacttcaattaactttttaattggaaatattttggtgatatttttttctgtgttgtaaAAGTCTTATCGGGTTCCCCTTTTGATGGTGTTTTTTACATCCTCCACCAtcggatgagggtatattaactttgtcatttcgtttgtaaacacatcgaattattgctctaagactccatagagtatatatttatattatgggtcgtagtgaaattctgagttaatTTAGccacgtccgtccatccgtccgagtGGCCTGTagcacccatacaaaaattggttcacatcggcccataattacatatataacccacatataaaccgattcccagatatcaactccggagcctcttagaagagcaaatttcacctgatccggtggaaatttagtacgtggtgttagtatatggtctctaataaccatgcaaaaatttatccatatcggtccataactatatagagcccccatataaactgatccccgatttgaactccggagtctcttggagcagataaattcatccgatccggctgaaatattcttatatagcccccatataaaccgatcgccagatttggtttcggagcttcttggagaagcaaaattcatcagattcggatgaaatttggtacattgtgctaattaatatatggcccctaacaaccatgccaaacttaaatcggtctacagttatatatagccccacaataaaccgatcttctatcacacaaaaattggtaaatatcggttcataaagcgtccccatatttcaattcgggctctctaattaccgcgtaaaagttcatatcggtttgtaccacagtgatgaacttctctcttatcactgagtgctgcccgattctatgttaagctcaatggcaagggacctcctttttatagccgagttcgaacggcgttccacattgcagtgaaccacttagaaaagctttgaaacactcagaaatgtcattagCATtaatgagatgggataatccaccgctgaaaattttttggtgttcgaaacTGGATTTGAACCTACAACCCTGTGTATGCgaggcggtcatgctaaccattgcaccacggtggctccccgttAACTTGACTCTTGAGACTTATCATACCCATAACTGAGATTATGGTTCGAGATATAAACACTGAGAACTTGTTAGGCGGTTCTTCAGATCTCCCTTTAACCtcattaggttatgttaggtggcagcccgatgtatcaggctcacttagactattcagtccattgtgataccacattggtgaacttctctcttatccagtgttgccagtattttccgaAAATGGATCGCttttatccccaaaaatccccaatttaatttaaaaatccccaagaaatttttggcaagtttttgaaaaaaaagtaaacgaatagactctgctgtagaaaatccgtacaaaattaaaacaaatttaaataaaataaaaatgtgcaattgaatgaagatttcaaaacacaaagtcaggagacgggtgctcaaaatatcatccgataccagcccccatcagagttaattattggtataaagagtcatcgagtcatcttatgcaaatcctcgctcgagaaataaaaatgggagttcggtcaacatatagtcaagaaataaaattgacttatCGATCAAAATGCGTTGCTGTCCGATATGAACTCTACTCTGTATGTGCGGGATATGGGATACATGTTCaaaatcagtgatgtacgcatatgagtccttacgaaataatttcacaatagtaaaaaatttcttaggaaaaaGAGTAAATTGTAAAGCAGCTCTTGGGCCACCCAAATAAATTCCGTGGAATAAAGAAGAGgaaagttttttatatttttgagaatctctgtacttctttaagccttttttttaagcatgtaaagaatttcataaacCATATTTCTTACTGTGATAATTACTCGTATACtgaacaaatatcgaaaattccccacaaaaattcccaaatttgtggaaattccccaccaaatccacaAGTCccaaactcaaaaattttgtccccatccacgaaaaaatatccccgatttggggaaaaatccccaatactggcaacactgctcttatcactgattgctgcccgattccatgttaagctcaatgacaagggacctcctttttatagccgaatccgaatggcgtttcacattgcagttgaaaccctcagaaatgtcacctcaTTAGATCCCGCTTTATTGGTATTTAAGGAGACTTTTCTACTTGACTCTTGGGACCCATCACTGAGACTTTGGTctgagttttaaccactgagacTTTGTTATGCAGTTCATTCAATGCGCCCATATTCCTTCCTTCAAACTCATTAGATCTTGCTTGGTTGGTTCTTAAGGGGACTTTTCTGCTTTACATAGGTTGATTCGTGagacttaaatctgtagatcagTCATCGAGGTCTCGGTCATCGTACTCATCACTGACACTTTGGTCTGAATATTAACCATTGAGACTTCGGTAGGTATTTCCCTCCTTCACCTCCATCAGATTTCGCTGGGATGGTCCTTAAGAAGGTCTTTTAGTAGATTGACACTTGAGACTTATCATACCCATCACTGCGATTATGGTCCGAGGTTTAATCACTGAGACTTAATTGTCTGCTTTTTAAAGGTTGACACGTGATACTTTGGTCTGTAGATCAACCATCGAGGTGTTGACCATCACTGGTACGCCTTTCATTCGTCCCTATTAGATCTCGATTTATTGGTCCTTAAGAAGGCTATCTGTCTTTTTATAGGTTGGAGGATCTCGCTTGGTTACTCCTTAAAAAGGCTGTTTTCATTTAGTAGATTGACACTTGAGACTTATCATACCCATCACTGCGATTATGGTCCGAGGTTTAATCACTGAGGCTTTGTTATACGGTTCGTTTACTGCGCCTACAGAACTTCCTTTAACCTCATTAGATCTCCCTCTGTTGGTATTTAAGGAGACTCTGCTACTTGACTCTTGGGAGCCATCACTGAGACTTTGGCCTGAGTTTTAACCACTGGGACTTTGTTATGCAGTTCATTCATTGAGCCCACATTCCTTCCTTTAACCTCATTAGATCTCGCTTGTTTGGTCCTTAAGATGACTTGCTTGCTTTTTAAAGGTTGAGCCGTGGTACTTTGGTCTGTAGATCAACCATCGAGGTTTTGACCATCACTGGTACGCCTTTCATTCGTCTCTATTAGATCTCGCTTTATTGGTCCTTAAGAAGGCTGTCTGCTTTTTTACAGGTTGGAGGATCTCGCTTGGTTGGTCCTTAAAAAGGCTGTTCATTTAGTAGCATGACACTTGAGACTTGTCATACCCATCACTGATATTATGGTCGGAGATTTATCTCTGAGAGAGAGAGACTGCGCCCACATTCCTTCCTTGAACCTGATTAGATCTCGCTTTGTTGGTATTTAAGGAGACTCTTCTACTTGACTCTTGGGACCCATCACTGAGACTTTGGTttgagttttaaccactgagacTTTGTTATGCAGTTCATTCACTGAGCTCACATTCCTTCCTTCAACCTCATTAGATCTCGCTTGGTTCGTTCTAAAGATGATATGTCTGCTTTTTAAAGGTTGGCCCGTGATACTTTGGTCTGTAGATCTACCATCGAGGTTTTGACCATCACTGGTACACCTTTCATTTTCCACCATTAGATCTCGCTTGATTGGTCCTTAAGAAGGCTGTCTGCCTTTTTACAGGTTGGAGGATCTCGCTTGGTTGGTCCTTAAAAAGGCTGTTCATTTAGTAGCTTGACACTTGAGACTTGTCATACCCATCACTGATATTATGGTCGGAGATTTTATctctgagagagagagagagactgcGCCCACATTCCTTCCTTGAACCTCATTAGATCTCGTTTTTTTGGTATTTAAGGAGACTATTCTACTTGGGACCCATCACTGAGACTTTGGTctgagttttaaccactgagacTTTGTTATGCAGTTCATTCACTGAGCCATTCCTTCCTTCAACCTCATTAGATCTCGCTTGGTTGGTTCTAAAGGTGACTTGTCTGCTTTTTAAATGTTGACTCGTGATACTTTTGTCTGTTGATCAACCATCGAAGTTTTGACCACCACTGGTACACCTTTCATTTGTCCCCATTGGATCTCGCTTGATTGGTCCTTAAGAAGTCTTTCCGTCTTTTTGTAGGTTGACGCTTGAACGTCTGTAGATAAACATCGTAATTTTGGTCAGGTTTAACCACTGAGACTTTGTTATGCTATGTTCAATCACTGAGTCTTTCCTCCAATCTCATTAGATCTCGCTTGGTTGGTCGTTAAGAAGAGTCTCCTTCTTCTTTTTATGGTATGACACTTGAAGTTTAGTTCTGTAGCTCAACCATCGAGGTCTAGGTCATAATGCCCATCACTGACACTTTGGTCTGAGTATTAACCACTGAGACTTCGATGTGTAGATAAACCATCGAGCTTTTGGCCGCCATACCCATCACTGAGTCTTTGGCctgagttttaaccactgaggcTTGGATATGCATTTCAATTGTTATGTCTGGCTTTGTTAGTCCTTAATAAGGTTGTCCGTATTTTTGTGGGTGGACTCTTAAGACTTCTGTTTGCAGATTAACCATCGAGACTGGGTTTTCATACTCAATACCGGCACTTCTCTAGTTCTAAAGTTTAATCACTGAGACTTCGATGTGCAGTTCCGTCTCTGAGAGTTTAGTCTTTCGTTCAATCCATGAGATCTCGGATTGTTGGTTCACTTACCATCTTTTGCGGCTTATTTCATTTGGTTTCGCACCTCTTtttcgattttctctttttttcgaATGTAATTTACTTTTTCCCCCCATTTTATTTGCCATTTGGTTGACTTTCATCTGTTTTcctctttttgtttttgcagaTGGATGGGACCCATAAGTTTTGCCCTTTTTGCTCCCGGTTATGATTTCAATTCTACCATGGATTCCATACAATATGTACGACATTGTTTACCTGAAAGTCCCTTGATCAGAGACTATGTAACGTTCCATATCTATTTCCCCAATGATAATATGCCCTATCATATGGTGCCTTTGACGGAGGAACAGGCTTTAAAAAGCTTTTATGATTGTCGCCTATGGCAAGCTCCCTATGAGAATGTTGATCGTTCAACAatgtataaaactaaaaagaaCCTCACCTATCCCATAAATGTGGGACGTAATATAGCTCGTTTTGCAGCCAATACCTATTTCATATTTGCCTCTGACATTGAATTGAATCCAAGTTTGGGATTAATCGATCAATTCCTGGATATGGCTGTCAATAATATCAGTTTGGTGGTGCCGCAAACTATGGAAGATAAACCTCGTGTCTTTCCAATGCCGGTATTTGAGATACAATGGAATGCCACATTACCCGATACCAAGGAACAGTTAGTAGCTATGCTTAGGAATAGATCAGCTATTCCATTTCATAGTTTTCGTTGTAGAACTTGTCATTTGGTACCCAATCAAGAGCAATGGATTAAAGCGAACAAATCGGAGAACAAAATGGAGATTTTTTCGCGGGGTAAACGTCATGGTCATTTCAAATATTGGGAGCCATtctacattagcaataataaggAGCCTATGTTTGATGAGCGTGTCACATGGGAAGGTCAATCCAATAAacgtatacaaaattatgccatGTGTCTGTTGGACTATGAATATCATGTTCTATATCCGGCATTTGTGGTTCATGCGCCTGGTATAAAGAAATCTGATACCAAACCGGATAGATTACGTTATGTTTGGCCAATGAATAAAATGATTCGAGAAACTATAGTTCCTGAATATCAAGTTTTGTATGGTGAGAATAAAAATTGTACAGTGTGATAATAGAGATAAGTAAAAATACGAGGGATGTTGGAAAAATTAATGAGTAACAGGAAATTAGATAAAAAGAGGGATATTGGACATAAAGAGAGAATGAGAGAGGGAGAGAAGGAGATagcgagagaaagagagagagagaaagagggaGAGGAAGAGAAGGAGATAGAGAGACAGAGAGACAGAGAGGCTCAATTTAAATATCGTTTTTATATTTTAGTATTGGATACAGTGTTGCCAGGATTTTCCGGgatcttgtccccaaaatggaaCCCTTTCAtctccaatttaatttaaaaataccccacaaaaatccccaataaagttttggcaagttttttgaaaaaaaagtaaaggaaTGGACTCTGCTGTATAATAtccgtaaaaaattaaaaattggaaaaatattatacCAATTCTCGAGTTACAAAAAGGTGAAGATTTCTAAACATAAAACCAGGATGCGGATGCTCAAGATATCATCCGATACAAGCCCTCATCAGATTGGTTAATTATTGGTATAGAGTCATCGAATTCTTTTCTTGTGCAAATTATCTTCCAAATACTcgagaaataacaagtatatacggccgtatgttcggccaggccgaatcttatgtacccttcaccatggattgcgtagaaactcctactaaagactttcacccacaatcgaattacttgggttgtggtaatactatatatgattatggaccgacatgtaccaattttggcatggttgttaaagaccatatactaacaccaaatttcaaccggatcggatgcattttgcttctccaaaaggctccggagttcaaatctggagaccaGTTTATATgcgtgcgccacactgtggaacagggtattataagttagtgcatatgtttgtaaaactcagaaggagacgagatagacacatggtgtctttggcaataatgctcagggtgggtccctgagtcgatataacaatGCCCGTCTGTCCTTCCGTGTGTCTGTGAACAcaattttgtgatcaaagtctaggtcgcaatttaagtccaatcgccttcaaatttggcacatgttcctaatttgggtcagaatagaacccaaaattgaaatcggttcagatttagatatagctcccatatatacctttcgcccgatatggacttatatggccccagaagtcagatttttatcccgattagcttgaaattttgcacaaggagtacaattggtagtatagtcatgtgtgccaaatttgattgaaatcggttcagatttagatatagcttccatacatatttttcgcccgatatggacgtatatggccccagaagccagagttttggcccaatttggttgaaattttgcactaggagtacaattagtaatatagtcatatgtgccaaatttgatttaaatcggttcagatttagatatagctcccatatatatgtttttctgatttcgacaaaatggtcaaaatatcaacattttccttgtaaaatcgccactgcttagtcgaaaagttgtaaaaatgactctaattttcctaaacttctaatacatatatatcgagctataagtcataagtaaacttttgcgaagtttccttaaaattccttcagatttaaatgtttcccaattttttttactaaaattgtgcattagccaacataaattttgtgtctatagattttgtagaagtctatcaaattctgtccagatcgagtgatatttaaatgtatgtatttgggataaacctttatatatagcacacaacacatttgacggatgtgata encodes:
- the LOC142223570 gene encoding beta-1,4-glucuronyltransferase 1-like, whose amino-acid sequence is MLKHHPCMHRRNFEIFLLLFLTIIACVLLTHHVRDAVREIRMDPNVPVIIDKRTDKHHQRTMELKSLLKCYDRPLTMERLQYGNYWLLKNLIRGRLSTNMGCAESITYTTIGDYTFMGNLRTVVKRWMGPISFALFAPGYDFNSTMDSIQYVRHCLPESPLIRDYVTFHIYFPNDNMPYHMVPLTEEQALKSFYDCRLWQAPYENVDRSTMYKTKKNLTYPINVGRNIARFAANTYFIFASDIELNPSLGLIDQFLDMAVNNISLVVPQTMEDKPRVFPMPVFEIQWNATLPDTKEQLVAMLRNRSAIPFHSFRCRTCHLVPNQEQWIKANKSENKMEIFSRGKRHGHFKYWEPFYISNNKEPMFDERVTWEGQSNKRIQNYAMCLLDYEYHVLYPAFVVHAPGIKKSDTKPDRLRYVWPMNKMIRETIVPEYQVLYGENKNCTV